AAGACTGATAGGTGGTTCATTTTGGCCAGTGAACTACTTATGAACCAGTTGAACTACTTATCTGAAATCTTTATTAGAGTGCATTTGTTAAGGGTACGGTATTTATTAGGATTAATACTAAGGTAGACCTATTTCATGTAAAAAGCCCCTGAGTGAATCGGAGGCTTCCCACTTAATGTATAGAGAAAGGTTAATTAGTTGCTCTGTCCTTGTTTGCAATTCCATATATCGCTTTCAGTAATTGAATTTCGTCAAATATTACTTCTCGATTTGCTCCATCTTGGCTATACAGAAAATCATCAGAGTTTATACTTAAACTAAAAAAGTTGTTGCCTTTTTTCTTTATCATAAAAACTGTTAGTTTGATCGAACTTGAATAGTCCAAACATGTAACCATATAGTTTTTAGAGTCTATAGTAGAGATTAATTTCTGCACTTTATCCTGACATTTATTGTCAATTAACAAGTGCTCTGAATTACTTCGTTGTGAATTAAATAACACCAATCCATCGTCTTCAGAATAAACTCTAATAAGCCTATTAGTTTTACCAGATCGAATTTCAAAAACAAGAATATCTAAGTCTCTTTTACTTTGAGCAAAATCATCCAGTTTTTCGTCAAACTCTTTGAAGTTTTTGGAATTTAAGACAATAGGTTCCTTTAATTCTAAAATCCTACATTCACTTTCAGAACTGAATAATGATACATTCAAAAACAAAACAATATTTAATAAAACCATACCTAATTACCTTTCTTTTTGTAATAACGATAACCATCCTTAATTACATTAACTGGAGGATGTGTTGAAATAGTTGGTACTCCGTTCACTACTCTTGATTTAGGAATATTTGAATATACTTTTCTAAGACCAAAACGCTTCTGTTTTGGATCATACTCTGCTCTGATTATATTCTCTACATGAGAGGCTTCTTTTTCTTCATTGATGAGATGTTGTTCAAGATTTTCATTGAGCTTGTTAGTAATTTCTTCAGGAGAATCATTTAAAAAATCAATATTACTATTATCAATTTTTGAAACTTCACCAGCATCAAATCTACTGGCATGAGCCTCTTCATGTCCATCGACGTACACCACATCCGTTTGCACCATTTGAGGATAGTTCTGCTCATGGATCAGTGCACCAGAGATCGTATCTCTGGCCGTCAGGGTCTGGACGTAGTTCTGGGTGGTGGTTTGGGCAGTGGTGAAGTTGGTTATCAATAAGAGACTTAGCAGGAATAAAATCTTTTGTGGAGACACAAAAGAGGGCCTTTCAAAAAACCTTTTGGTGATAACACCGAAGAGGGCTTGATTACATTAGTTGATTTGGTCGGTAACATGCGGTTTTGTGTAATACACTCACAAGTTCCGCTAATTACCAGACTATTTCACCTACAACTTCATGAACGTATCAAAAAACTTCATGTAAGTAACGGATTTGCCAATGAAAGGATAACGGTTTTATCTTTTCACCTCCCGCTTTGCCAAGCTTAACAAGTAAATGTCCTCCAATGGGAATCTTTTCCTTCTCACATTATGTTGACAGGACATGATTACCTGCTTTGTAAAGTATGTCCTTGATCCCACTATGATCAACGATTTTGAGACCTATGGCGAAATGTGGATACCGCTCGTCAACAAGTTTGGCGGCCAGCATCTGGGTTATTTCCTGCCACATGAAGGCGCCAATAATATTGGATATGCCCTATTCAATTTTCCTTCCTTGGCAACTTATGAAAAGTATCGAACAGACAGCATGAAAGATCCTGATTGTATCGCTGCCTATCAATATGCGGAAGAAACGAATTGCATCATCAGCTATGAGCGTAGTTTTCTCAAGCCGCTTGACAACAAATAGAAATAAAAAAGCCTGTCCCGACATCCCGATTCCCGATGGTTATCGGGATGGGGCCAGGACAGGCTCTTGATATTCTTATTTAATTAACGCTTATCCTTTCTTCAGGAAAGCATATCCAATTGACAATTGGAATGTTGTGTTCTTGATAGATTCAGAAATGGCAGATACGTCATTATTATCAGATACTCCTATGATGTATCGTGCAGTGATATCGAGACCAAAAGGCGCATCGAAACCAGCCCCAATCGCGATACTCAAATCAGAATCCTTCAAGGTATCACTAGCATTGTCCCCGTTAATTCTCCCTACTGTTCCAGCCAGCAATCCAAATTGAGGACCAGCCTGCACATTCAAAGGAATCAAAGGCAATGGATAAAACTTAACCATTACCGGAATATTGATATAAGTCAGATCCAGGTTATCACTATTAACTGTAGTAAATCTGGTGAAAGAATAAAGTGCTTCAGGCTGTACAGCAAAAGCTGTGAATTTAAAGCTTGCATAAGCACCTACCAGATAACCTGATGCCTTATCATTGGCGTTGCCTACATTCAAGTCATCCAAACCAAAGGCACTCGCGGAGGGGAAGTTCAACCCAACTTTAAGGCCTGCTTTCAATTCTTGTGCTTGTACTCCGCAAACTCCGACGAAAGCCAAAGCAAGTAATAATGTAATTTTTTTCATATTCCTCTGTTTTTGACCGGAACAAAATAGCTGGTGAAAATAATTGTATTAAAGAATCCACCGTCCCGATGCACCAAAAATAGGTAATCTCGACGGATAAGTAGAAAACCTGCTAGATTTAGGCTCATGGTGATCACCAATAATCGAAAAATCCAATACGTTGCTTTTGACGCAGACGACACCTTATGGGCGCATGAGTCGATGTTCCAGGAAGCACATCAGACCTATAAATCAAACCTGGCCCACTACATTTCTGTAGAAGATCTGGAGAAAAAACTGTACGAATTTGAAATAAAGAATATCAAACACTTCGGATATGGGGTCAAAGGGTTTGTCCTATCCATGATCGAAA
This DNA window, taken from Cytophagales bacterium, encodes the following:
- a CDS encoding NIPSNAP family protein — its product is MITCFVKYVLDPTMINDFETYGEMWIPLVNKFGGQHLGYFLPHEGANNIGYALFNFPSLATYEKYRTDSMKDPDCIAAYQYAEETNCIISYERSFLKPLDNK
- a CDS encoding porin family protein, producing MKKITLLLALAFVGVCGVQAQELKAGLKVGLNFPSASAFGLDDLNVGNANDKASGYLVGAYASFKFTAFAVQPEALYSFTRFTTVNSDNLDLTYINIPVMVKFYPLPLIPLNVQAGPQFGLLAGTVGRINGDNASDTLKDSDLSIAIGAGFDAPFGLDITARYIIGVSDNNDVSAISESIKNTTFQLSIGYAFLKKG